In the genome of Candidatus Schekmanbacteria bacterium, one region contains:
- the gcvH gene encoding glycine cleavage system protein GcvH — translation MNCPEDLKYTKEHEWARVESENEVKVGITDYAQQELGDIVFVELPEEGAEVTQGEVFGSIESVKAVSDLYSPVTGKVSAVNGRIADEPELVNSDPYGEGWLLSVEIDDKSQLDSLLDASAYISYVEEEKKE, via the coding sequence ATGAATTGTCCTGAAGATTTAAAATATACAAAAGAACATGAGTGGGCAAGAGTTGAGTCAGAGAACGAAGTAAAAGTAGGAATTACCGACTATGCGCAACAGGAACTTGGAGATATCGTTTTTGTTGAACTTCCTGAAGAAGGCGCTGAAGTTACGCAGGGTGAAGTTTTTGGATCCATCGAGTCAGTAAAAGCCGTATCAGATCTTTATTCACCTGTGACTGGAAAAGTTTCAGCAGTCAATGGAAGGATAGCTGATGAACCGGAATTGGTAAACAGCGATCCTTATGGTGAGGGTTGGTTGCTTTCAGTCGAGATCGACGATAAATCACAGCTCGATTCACTTTTGGATGCTTCAGCTTATATTTCCTATGTAGAAGAGGAAAAGAAAGAGTGA